The sequence below is a genomic window from Thermodesulfobacteriota bacterium.
GCGACACCCTGCTGCCCAAACTCATGAGCGGCGAAGTCCGCGTGGACTACGAACAATAGTAACTTGGCCATGGACCAGAACAAAATCCAAATTTATCAGACCGCCGATGGCCAGACCCGGATTGATGTCCGCTTGGAGCGGGATACCGTGTGGCTTTCGCAGGCGCAGATGGTCGAGTTGTTTGGGCGCGATGTTTCCGTTATTTCACGTCATATCCGCAACGCCCTGAACGAGGGCGAGGTAAGCGAAAAAAGCAATTTGCAAAAAATGCAAATTGCAAATTCCGACAGGCCAGTCGTTCTGTATGATCTGGATGTGGTGATTTCGGTCGGCTACCGCATCAAATCCGAGCGGGGGGTGCAGTTCCGGCGCTGGGCAACGAATGTTCTGCGTCAGCACCTGGTCCAAGGCTACACCTTGAACCGCTCCCGTTTCGAGCAAAACGCCGTCGAACTGGAACAGGCCCTGGCCTTGATCCGCAAGGCGGCGCAAACCCCGGCGCTCACCGCCGAGGCAGGCAGCGGGCTGGTGGAGATCGTCAGCCGCTATACCCAGACCTTTCTCTGGCTGCAACGCTACGACGAGGGCATATTGACCGAACCGGGCGGCCAGCCGGGAGGGCATCTGCCCACGGAAGCGGAGGCGATGAAGTCGCTTGCCAAACTCAGGCAATCCTTGATCACCCGTGGCGAGGCCACCGAACTGTTCGCCCTGCCACGGGGCGATGGGTTCGGTGCGTTGTTGGGTAACCTGGAGCAGACGGTCTTTGGCGAACCGGCTTACCCCACCATCGAAAGTAAGGCCGCGCATCTCCTCTATTTTGTGGTCAAGAATCATCCCTTTACCGACGGCAACAAACGCAGCGGCGCTTTTCTGTTCGTCGATTTTCTGCACCGCAATGGCCGCTTGCTGAATCCCCAGGGCGAGCCGGTGATCAACGATACCGGCCTGGCGGCTTTGACCTTGCTGGTGGCTGAATCGGATCCAAAGCGAAAAGAGACCCTGCTCCGATTAATCATGAACATACTGGCGCATAATCGGGATAGCGGACATGGATAAACTCACCGAATCCGCTATCGAGACCTTCGCCATCGAGCTGTTCGAGAAGCTCGGCTATCAGTACGTCTATACCCCGGACATCGCTCCGGACAGCGACACCCCGGAGCGCGCACGCTTCGAGGACGTGCTGCTGCTGGAGCGGTGCGCACGGCGGTGGCGTGCATCAACCCAGGCCTTCCCGCCGAGGTGCGC
It includes:
- a CDS encoding virulence protein RhuM/Fic/DOC family protein: MDQNKIQIYQTADGQTRIDVRLERDTVWLSQAQMVELFGRDVSVISRHIRNALNEGEVSEKSNLQKMQIANSDRPVVLYDLDVVISVGYRIKSERGVQFRRWATNVLRQHLVQGYTLNRSRFEQNAVELEQALALIRKAAQTPALTAEAGSGLVEIVSRYTQTFLWLQRYDEGILTEPGGQPGGHLPTEAEAMKSLAKLRQSLITRGEATELFALPRGDGFGALLGNLEQTVFGEPAYPTIESKAAHLLYFVVKNHPFTDGNKRSGAFLFVDFLHRNGRLLNPQGEPVINDTGLAALTLLVAESDPKRKETLLRLIMNILAHNRDSGHG